The genomic region TTGCTGCCGCCGAGGTTGCGTTCTGGAAGTCGCCTGATTTCTCTCGTACCGCGATGCCTCCGGGTTTTCCGGACGCGCTTCGGGTGGCTGCCCAACGGTTTGTGCAAGAGTACAGCGGTCAGCTACAGCAGTTCGATGAGGAGCAAGAGGTGGCGCCGGGAGTAATTATTTATCGCACTGGCGGCCACACTCCCGGACACAGCGTGGTTCGCTTGGCATCTGGCGGCGATCGGCTGATGTTTGCTGGCGACGCCATGTTCGCGGTTGGGTTCGAGCACCCAGACTGGCACAACGGGTTCGAGCACGACCCAGAGGAAGCAGCCCGCGTCCGCATCCGTCTTCTGCGGGAGCTGGCAGAGACCGGCGCAATGCTGGTGGCCACTCATCTTCCCTTTCCGTCCGTTGGCCGGGTGGCGGTAGATGGTGATGCCTTTCGATGGGTACCGCTCTTCTGGGATTACTGATGGCTTGTCAGGCTAGAGCCGAACGAGTCCGTGTTCATTAGATGAACTGGCTGATCGGTTGCGGTTCCCTCCGTGCAGCCGACCGACCTGGGAAGCAGCCGCCAGTCTGCTTCTTTCAGGCTGCGCGTGCCGCCGTGGCCGCCCTCTTTATCTCGTCTCTTCGGGCTGGCGATTGTAGATGTCGTCGGTGCGCTGAATATCGTCCTCGCCGAGGTACGATCCGATCTGCACCTCGATGATCTCGACGGGAACCTTGCCGGGGTTCTGCAGCCGGTGCCACTGCGTCGCGAAAATGTAGACGCTCTCGTTCTCGCGAACGAGCTGTTCCTTATCGCCGATCGAAACCTGCGCCGTGCCCTGCACCACGATCCAATGCTCGGAGCGATGATGATGCATTTGCATCGACAGCTTGCCGCCGGGCTTGACGTGCAACAGCTTGACCTGGAAGCGCGGTCCGATGTTCAGCGTCTCGAAGTAGCCCCACGGCCGATAGTTTCGCAGGTGCTGTTCCTGCTCCTTGCGGTTCGACAGCTTCAGGCGCTGCACGACTTTCGAGACGTCCTGCGTGCGGGTCTTGTCGGCAACGAGCAGCGCATCCGGTGTGTTGACGATGATGAGATCGTTGAGCCCGATCGTCGACACGATCGACTTCTCTGAGTGGACATAGCAGCCGGATGTATCTTCCAGCACGGCTTCGCCCTTGATGAAGTTGCCCTTGTCATCGCGCGGCGCGATATCCCACAGCGACGACCATGAGCCGACGTCGTTCCAGCCGACATCCATCGGCAGGATCGCGGCCTTGTTCGTCTTCTCCATCACCGCGTAGTCGATCGAGATGTTCGGCGACGCCGCAAAGCTCGGCTTATCCAGCCGGAGGAAACCGAGGTCTTCGCTGGCGCCCGCAAGTGCTGCGCGCGCTGCGTCCAGAATGACCGGCTCGTAGCGTTCGATCTCGGCGAGGAACGTCTTGGCATTGAGCGCGAAGATGCCGCTGTTCCAGAAGTAGGAGCCGTCCGCCAGATAATCTTCGGCGGTGGCGCGGTCGGGCTTTTCGGCAAAGCTCGCAACCTCGAAAGCGTCGCCGTCAAATCCTGACAGCGCCGCGCCGCGCTTGATGTAGCCGTAGCCGGTGTGCGGCTCCGTCGGCGTGATGCCGAAGAGAACGAGCTTGCCCGTCTCGGCCACGGCGGCAGCCCGCCGGATGTTCTCTGCAAAGAGCGCCTCGTCGCCGATGACGTGATCGGACGGCATGACGGCGAGGATCGCATTTGGATCGTCACGCAGCGCGATCAGCGCCGCAACTGCAATCGCCGGCGCCGTATTGCGCGCGATCGGTTCAAGAATGATGGCCTTAGGCTCGATGCCGGCGCGGTCGACTTCCTCGCGCACGAGAAAGCGATGATCGTTATTGCACAGCAGGATCGGTGCTTCGAAACCGGCCTTCTGCGGCAGGCGCGCTAACGCCGAGCCGAGAAACGACGTGTTCTGACCATTGAAGAAACGAATGAATTGCTTCGGATACATCGAGCGCGACAGCGGCCAAAGCCGCGTACCCGAACCACCCGACAAGATCACTGGATAAATGGTGCTCATGAAATAATTCCTTCTCTCCGGCGAGCCGTGTCCACATTAGAGTGCAGGATAGCTGTCAACTAATTGACCTGGTTAGCCCAGTCGCGATGCGTTCAGCCAATTGCTCAGAAGCTGGTCCTCTTGGGGCGAAAAGGAAATTATTGACGAAGTCCATCTCCCGCCGGGAACGTGACCAGTCGAGAGCTTTGCGGTCCTGCAGCCGGTCCTCGAACGCGTCGATCGGATGAAGCGCATTTTTGTAAATATAGTAGCCAGCGTAATTGCGCTCTTCGAAGAACTCGCGGATGAGGGCAATTTGACCAGGAGCGACGAGCGTCTCGATCTCGATTAGGAACGTGGGTGAGTTCGCCTCGATGAATTGCTTTGCACCGCAAAGAACGTCGTATTCATGGCCTTCGACGTCTATCTTTACGAAGCCGACATCATGGCCTGCCAGTTGGTCGAGCGTGGCGGTCGTAACTTCGGTGACGTCTGTTGAACCGTTTTGAGCAGTTTGCTCGAGGGTTGAGTGCCCTGTTCCTTCGGAGGGAAGAAAGAAAGGGCGCGTTTGATCGGCGGCCGAAGATGCGGCCTTCTCGACAATTGTCACATTGTCTATGCC from Hyphomicrobium sp. MC1 harbors:
- a CDS encoding mannose-1-phosphate guanylyltransferase/mannose-6-phosphate isomerase; amino-acid sequence: MSTIYPVILSGGSGTRLWPLSRSMYPKQFIRFFNGQNTSFLGSALARLPQKAGFEAPILLCNNDHRFLVREEVDRAGIEPKAIILEPIARNTAPAIAVAALIALRDDPNAILAVMPSDHVIGDEALFAENIRRAAAVAETGKLVLFGITPTEPHTGYGYIKRGAALSGFDGDAFEVASFAEKPDRATAEDYLADGSYFWNSGIFALNAKTFLAEIERYEPVILDAARAALAGASEDLGFLRLDKPSFAASPNISIDYAVMEKTNKAAILPMDVGWNDVGSWSSLWDIAPRDDKGNFIKGEAVLEDTSGCYVHSEKSIVSTIGLNDLIIVNTPDALLVADKTRTQDVSKVVQRLKLSNRKEQEQHLRNYRPWGYFETLNIGPRFQVKLLHVKPGGKLSMQMHHHRSEHWIVVQGTAQVSIGDKEQLVRENESVYIFATQWHRLQNPGKVPVEIIEVQIGSYLGEDDIQRTDDIYNRQPEETR
- a CDS encoding MBL fold metallo-hydrolase; its protein translation is MNLHNPLQPGNRISEELVPSRYAVRVGDIDVLVISDGVLPLPTAMLGPNVAAADRADWLKDMFLPPDAFDWALNAVVVRSGGRTILIDAGLGSDPDLHLPRAGQLIKRLEAAGIDLSTVTDVVLTHMHMDHVGGLLVDGVKDRLRPDLRIHVAAAEVAFWKSPDFSRTAMPPGFPDALRVAAQRFVQEYSGQLQQFDEEQEVAPGVIIYRTGGHTPGHSVVRLASGGDRLMFAGDAMFAVGFEHPDWHNGFEHDPEEAARVRIRLLRELAETGAMLVATHLPFPSVGRVAVDGDAFRWVPLFWDY
- a CDS encoding FkbM family methyltransferase — translated: MQNGLRTTLSHLAWKLAPVHMHDRYLAHDKFAEREEDIIGDIVDPNRGSIDVGANLGRYTILLSKHTEFVIAFEPHHEVARLLKELVRRKGIDNVTIVEKAASSAADQTRPFFLPSEGTGHSTLEQTAQNGSTDVTEVTTATLDQLAGHDVGFVKIDVEGHEYDVLCGAKQFIEANSPTFLIEIETLVAPGQIALIREFFEERNYAGYYIYKNALHPIDAFEDRLQDRKALDWSRSRREMDFVNNFLFAPRGPASEQLAERIATGLTRSIS